A genomic region of Bombus pyrosoma isolate SC7728 linkage group LG6, ASM1482585v1, whole genome shotgun sequence contains the following coding sequences:
- the LOC122568260 gene encoding uncharacterized protein LOC122568260 codes for MLRGHLNSIELFRGFFIPLFKRNLTVVSIKYAEEKDARKADGMFSWLKDFLKPDYRVDEIGSLPEYLRVKQTVINFKLEDKDDRKINAVEESHKNPELRENSSAEVVGYQMDIDENNTTTDSKPDKETDEDEDSDSISARMLMEDSVTDDTNPKRDRQSPLARHGLLTLTDLLNRPVRTIVSCAPRNTKPPIREPNMPVKRDKKDEKKDKKKKKPVIRMEGGVSKNCRKEATADATSNLHNNMDVNFQWGTSLAEEVDTSRQLESKQNLNNRMQQMENVNSYVGDSNYSSDQVSSTYDVNAIHTMRNLQLTMNSAKDSDKKNEAAVELSNEKSDKSSETNATNVSNELPKEVAGIESVKKILKMSPIVMKETNVDEDYNIPGNANYDVEINAWKDLVLKSKVPLDPSKEDFIDSENPERTETLSIRPEPPEPKLDVQAIPTTSDETTAEEEDPEYAREMKPNMNAKKVSSPTDVQKLDIKKLHTETFCFSKRYNNGGINGKLKFHRPLSVLDSLDNDVNLGTLNFSTNTEGGWRSFEQNVSEKSRRVNREQTEDGEQSNLMKSQSMEENVTNAENVSWNENNTAQEQQQERGNFEPREQSDAGTNFTNSLNKMGEKEIDVSFNRSQAENQVARENSVFTSSRRDSRKYETDEYINAQADNYQSNLDYSNSYGDDYYPGYESMSLEPATERQSSGRNEESVRDEQQQMDDNKELFVKSSGQMENTSQYVTDSNYIKIPGDPYPYSREHFNKWRMSEQLHIGPQKTTETEEILNPPINSNTGTRIDTQQPVRKMSQDSRVRGKWYKNVHS; via the exons ATGCTGCGAGGACATCTCAACTCTATCGAACTGTTTCGAGGGTTCTTCATCCCCCTTTTCAAAAGAAATCTAACCGTAG TATCGATCAAATATGCTGAAGAGAAAGATGCAAGAAAAGCAGATGGAATGTTCTCTTGGCTAAAGGACTTCCTCAAACCAG ACTATAGGGTCGACGAAATAGGATCATTGCCCGAGTATTTGAGGGTTAAACAAAcggtaattaatttcaaactcGAGGATAAGGACGATCGAAAGATCAATGCTGTCGAAGAGTCGCATAAAAACCCAGAGCTTCGCGAGAATTCTTCGGCAGAGGTCGTTGGATATCAAATGGATATCGACGAGAATAATACGACCACGGATTCAAAGCCTGATAAAGAAACGGATGAAGACGAAGATTCAGATTCTATATCGGCAAGGATGTTAATGGAAGACAGTGTTACCGATGACACAAATCCAAAACGGGATCGTCAATCGCCACTCGCGCGCCACGGTCTTCTAACTCTGACCGATCTCCTGAATCGTCCAGTCCGGACGATCGTAAGCTGCGCCCCCAGGAACACGAAGCCACCCATTAGAGAGCCAAACATGCCTGTGAAACGGGACAAAAAGGACGAGAAGAaggataagaagaagaagaagccaGTGATACGTATGGAGGGTGGGGTCTCGAAAAACTGTCGCAAGGAAGCCACCGCGGATGCTACGAGTAATCTGCACAATAACATGGACGTGAACTTTCAATGGGGTACCAGTCTCGCCGAGGAGGTGGACACGAGTCGGCAGTTGGaatcgaaacaaaatttgaacaaCCGTATGCAACAAATGGAGAACGTGAATTCGTACGTTGGAGACTCGAATTACTCGAGTGATCAAGTTTCTTCCACCTACGACGTGAACGCTATCCACACAATGAGAAACTTGCAGCTGACGATGAACTCTGCGAAAGATTCTGATAAGAAGAACGAAGCAGCTGTCGAATTATCTAACGAAAAGTCGGATAAATCTTCGGAAACGAACGCCACGAATGTTTCGAATGAATTACCTAAAGAAGTAGCGGGCATAGAGTCCGTGAAGAAGATACTGAAAATGTCTCCGATCGTGATGAAGGAAACTAACGTCGACGAGGATTACAACATTCCTGGTAACGCGAACTACGACGTAGAGATCAACGCGTGGAAGGATCTCGTTCTAAAATCCAAAGTGCCTCTGGACCCTTCCAAAGAGGACTTTATCGATTCGGAAAATCCCGAACGTACAGAAACGTTGTCGATCAGACCGGAGCCTCCTGAGCCGAAACTGGATGTACAAGCAATACCAACTACCAGCGACGAGACCACAGCAGAGGAAGAAGATCCGGAGTACGCCAGAGAAATGAAACCTAATATGAACGCAAAAAAAGTCAGCAGCCCTACCGACGTTCAGAAACTGGATATCAAGAAATTGCATACCGAGACATTTTGTTTCTCGAAAAGATACAATAACGGTGGCATCAacggaaaattaaaattccacaGACCCTTGAGTGTTCTAGATTCGTTGGATAACGATGTGAACTTAGggactttgaatttttcaacgaatacCGAAGGTGGTTGGAGAAGTTTCGAGCAGAACGTTTCGGAAAAATCGAGAAGAGTTAATCGCGAACAGACTGAAGATGGTGAACAGAGTAACCTCATGAAGAGTCAAAGCATGGAGGAAAATGTCACAAACGCAGAAAATGTATCGTGGAACGAGAACAATACGGCTCAGGAACAGCAACAAGAAAGAGGGAATTTTGAGCCGCGGGAACAATCAGACGCAGGCACGAATTTTACGAacagtttaaataaaatgggtgaaaaagaaatcgacgTTTCTTTCAATCGATCACAAGCAGAGAATCAAGTTGCACGTGAAAATTCAGTGTTCACGTCTTCTCGAAGGGATTCGAGGAAATATGAGACCGATGAATACATAAATGCACAGGCAGATAATTATCAGTCCAACTTAGACTATTCCAATTCCTACGGAGACGACTATTATCCTGGCTACGAGTCCATGTCGTTGGAACCGGCAACAG aaAGGCAATCTTCCGGACGCAACGAAGAGTCCGTAAGAGACGAACAACAACAAATGGACGACAATAAAGAATTGTTCGTTAAGAGCTCGGGACAAATGGAGAACACAAGCCAATATGTTACGGACAGCAATTATATAAAGATACCCGGTGATCCCTACCCATACAGTCGAGAACACTTCAATAAATGGCGTATGTCCGAGCAACTTCATATCGGTCCCCAAAAAACCACGGAAACCGAAGAGATTTTGAACCCTCCGATTAACTCAAACACTGGCACACGAATCGACACTCAGCAACCTGTTCGAAAAATGTCGCAGGACTCTCGCGTTCGAGGAAAAtggtataaaaatgttcatagCTAA